Genomic window (Fibrobacter sp.):
GTTACTTGCTCAAGAACGATCCTCTGTTACAATGATTTCCCTCCGTTAAAAGCCTCTCAACACAGGAGTAAATATGGCCTTTAATCCCGGATGCGGGACAAATATCTCGCACTGGCTCAGTCAGAGTGAAAAAAGAGGAAAGCAGCGTATAGACTGGTTTATCCGTGAGGATGTATCCAGAATAGCTGATATGGGTTTCAACCATATCCGTATTCCAATTGATGAAGTGCAGATGTGGAAGGAAGACGGAAGTGTTGACAATGAATCATTCGACCTTCTGAACAGCTCAATTTACTGGTGCGAAAGGGAGGAGCTTAAAGCGATTGTCGATCTTCATATCCTGCGTACCCACTATTTCAATGACAGGAGCGTGTCCACTCTTTTTACAGATCCGGATGAAATGGAAAGGTTTACCGGCCTTTGGAGAAGTATTTCAAGGGAGACCGGGTTCTGGTCAGAGAAGATTCTTGCCTATGAGATTCTTAATGAACCTGTTGCTCCGGATAATGAGGATTGGAACAGAGTCTGCAATTATGTTTTCAAGGCATTAAGAGAGGTCCAGCCGGAGAGGACTATTCTTTTGGGATCAAATAATTGCTGCTCAGTGGACACTTTCGATGCACTAAGAGTCCCGGATGATAAAAATATCATCCTGACATTTCATTTTTATCACCCTATGTTGCTGACTCATTA
Coding sequences:
- a CDS encoding glycoside hydrolase family 5 protein, with amino-acid sequence MAFNPGCGTNISHWLSQSEKRGKQRIDWFIREDVSRIADMGFNHIRIPIDEVQMWKEDGSVDNESFDLLNSSIYWCEREELKAIVDLHILRTHYFNDRSVSTLFTDPDEMERFTGLWRSISRETGFWSEKILAYEILNEPVAPDNEDWNRVCNYVFKALREVQPERTILLGSNNCCSVDTFDALRVPDDKNIILTFHFYHPMLLTHYTAPWWEGGVYQGPVRYPGKTIPEEEIEKIPSPLKEMLKEMNEYCDRGVMLEKLSKPLSVAKDKNLHLYCGEFGCYKKVPEKERHAWYRDFISILKEQGISYANWDYRGDFGILDQCRKETNIAGMKLC